In the genome of Primulina eburnea isolate SZY01 chromosome 13, ASM2296580v1, whole genome shotgun sequence, the window ATCATTAATACCAAGATTTTCTATACAATTTAGatactcaaaaatcatatataataccagaactgaaatatttgataatcaaatatcatatattagcaacatatatttaatgttttgtattgattttcATCCAAAGAAAAATATGTGGGTCCAGAGAGTTCAAACACATTTTTTCTTACACGAGGACTGAAAAAAAATTTCGTTTACTTTTGGAGATTTTTGGACAATTTACGGTTAATGGAATTctgatttaatataatttacttaAATATAACACTTCTTTTTCGAAGCAGACAGCAAGGCCCATGACAAGGTATAGTACTGATTAAGTTAGGAATAAACTTAAGTGTTGACACGAAAAAACATTAAAGTATACTGATTAACATAACCAAAAGTATGCAACTTTTCACTTTTAAATTTTGTATTCACTGCATGAATAATTACACTCACCTGCCGATTATATAAGACCTTAGCAATGTGTCAAAGACGAGAATTGGAGCTCACTCTGCAAGGACAAAAGGAAAATCCACAGAGATTATTTATGGAAATGTACACTCCCGTTTCAGGTAAATCAAAACGCATCAAGTCTTGGAGCCCTAATTTTGCATAATCCATCTTCCAATTTTactttatttcaagaaaatttgATATCCAAATTGCCCCTAGACCATCTGCAAGCATGAAGGGCTGGCTATTCACTAGTCAGGTTGCATGTagagttcataatatttatgTTGAACTTTGTCACAATACAAATTAAAGGTATGACAAGCAAAATGTGCTACAACAAAGAAGAAAGTTTAAAAGTTGCAAAAATAAATGATTTCTGTATACTCACGTTTAATTTGGTTTCTTCTTATCCTCTTCGAGTTTGAACCACTCTGCATTTGAATTCCTGTTATGTGCTTCTAAAAATATGTGAAAGGAGTAAGATAAAAGGCAACATTTGGGAAAGTTTTCCTTACTTCTCTTGCATCAGGGAGCAGGAAAACTAGAAAACAAATGCAAAACGGACCAGTTCATGTTGGAATCATCTCCTATTGTTGACAGGAAATAAGTACTATTCAAGTCTTCGGGCATAAAGGGCAGAAACTAATCAGACACAATAGGAATGAGTGAGTTCGGTAATGGAAGATCAAAGCCATGGAACATATACAGCAGGCCAAGTCCCAGTCCATCGCAAACAGATGCAAATAGGGAAGGTCTACAGAAAAATTTTGGCACATCAATGAATGCCATTTCTTTTGGCTTTGTTGCTACAGCCATTTTGGTATCGATGTTTCTAATCATGGCCATATTTGAGCATTTATTCAAACCAAATGCAACCCATTCTGAATCTAGGGGAAATGAATCAAGAGAAATGCAGAAGTTGGGACGTTCAGAAATAGTAAGCCTCTCCATTCGCACTATTTCTTTTTTAACTTACTCAGGATTGATTCGCTATATTCTTTGCAAAATATACTGTTGCATCAAAAGGTTGCAAAATATACTGTTGCATCAAGCAAAAGACGTGCATGATTAAGGGTGGGTGGTGTTTATATTGAGGGTACGGGTGTTTGCGTTTTGGATTTACTTAATCCACAATCCACATGATTTTGATTACTAATTTATGTGACAGACGCAAACATCATATGCATTGGATTTCTCCGTATTGATGCCAGGGCAGCAATATCCAACCTATATTGCTCAAGCAGCTCCTCTGCCTAGCAGAAGGGAAGGAGTACATTGGCCGTCTCATGAACATGGTTTTGCCTAACCTGAGACAATGGATTCAATATTCAATATTAGTTTATTCATGTTTGTAGATGAGCTTCACATTTCATGCTTTGATATATTACAAGGGAATGCACCTGAAAGAATTTTGGCATACCAGTTAATGAAGAGATGCAACAATGGCGACATCTAAAATTTTCCTTCACCCAAGATGATGATTTTCTGTAAAATCTCCACCCTGCAAGGTTATTCAAGAAATCACGTCTTTGCTGCTAAAAATATGTAAGCATCGAACATAATATGCTAATTCAAAACTCCGTGGTTGAAGCATACTCATGTGATTTGTATTGAAAAGGCGGGAAACTACCATAAATGCGCATTATTTTGAGCAATCAGAACATATGCTGTGATGTAAATTTTTCCTCAGCCTGTACCTGCATTCGAAATTAAAAGAACAAAATCCTGAACGCAGATATTTTATCCAGAAGGGAACTTGTCACAGCTTAGCTTGAAATTGCCACATCAGTCTCATGAAACATCTTGCAATCAGAAGGAAGACTGACTGCTAATGATCATTTATCTTCCAGCATAATTTTGTCGAAGTACAATTTGAACAAATCTAATCTAATCACAAACTTTTCCTTCACGTGATCACGTAGCAACATTAGAAACCATGAACCAAGAATGACTTAAAACTTAATAATTGTCACTTACAAGCACTGCCGTGGAATCTACACTCAAAAGCAAAACAACGATAAGTACATTGCAGTAACAAAAAAGCAAACATCATCGACCACACACGCACACATACACAGTAAAAAATCCTGAGAACACCAAGAGAGGTAACATCTCAAGGACGATTTCGGCTCTTTCACAATGATTGTAGCTGCCCTGCAGAAGTTTTCACGTGAGAGTGCATATCCAGCCAATCACTCTACGACAGTGGAACTTTATGGTGTCTCTAGTGTGTCTCTAGATACGCAATGTTGCTCTTATCTGATCCAGCACAAATCTCGTGTTCATTCCTAATTGCTTCTCTTTTTCAGAAAATGCAAGCCTGTTGTAATCTTATTCAGGAACATCATCATCAGATTGAATAACAGTCAGTAACGAATATTTCACCCTGAGGGAGATCCTCCCTTTTTCAACCATAAGTCGTGCACCAGAAACAACCCAATAACCAGGTGGTTCTTGTGGCCCTCTCATCATTTCTGTCGTATCAACAAACTTCATGAGTTTGGGAGCTTGGACAGGAGTAGGAGGGCCTCCAGGGTAAACTGCAGAATTTATGTTCACATCAGCTGGCTGTGGAGGTGGTTTTTGAACTGCTGTAAAGTGATTACTAATCAGAGTTGAAATAAGTCCAGATTTACGGGCCAATACAGGTGATCCATCCCATTCTGGATGCTTGGCGGACACAACTCCTGAAACAGTTGAGAAACGGAGCCGCAGGAAAAGAACATTCCTAAATCCATAATCCCCAACATGTAACTGAGCTCCAGTGACTATTGAACAGTCATCGGATTCAACAGGTGCAGTGCATACATGTGAAAAATTCTTCCACTGTACCTTCTCATAATATCTGCGATCATAAGACTCATCGGGGAAATTTCCATTCAAATCATCCTCAAGATGGAAAACATTTGGAAGAGAGGATAGGTGTTGCAAGTGCACGGCCAAGCGGTTGCTTCTTTTACCCTCAAGATACAATCTTAGACCAGTCACtggcctcttaccaacatcaaCCTGAAAACTCAAACAAATGATAATTGTGATCCATTTAGTTTTCAAGGATACAGAAAGGTCAGGAGTAGCAAATTGTTTAGTCAGCATGATAGTTCaggattttaattataaaaaagaaTATGGCAGATGAATTTATATAAATAGAATGTTCCATACAACATTATCAAGTCTCTCACATACTCTGTCCCTAAGGAAGGATACAATTATTTCCAGAGCATCTCCTCACTTACAATTTCAAGCAGTAATAGAAAGAAGCCGAAAATAAATTGGCAGTGCATCATGTCACGTCAATACTCACATCTATAAGAAAATGAGATGAGGTTAAGCAgattatttgaatttcaatacAGCAAGAAATAAAGAGAAATTATTGTTGATGGAAATAGCAAGAAATTGGACGTATAAGAGATAAGAAAGAACGCTTATGAGATTATTATAGTCAGCAATATCTAAGGAGGTACCTAAGACTCCTTCCACTTTCAGGTTCTCTTTCTCTCGTGAAGATACATGGAGATTTCAAACTGGCTTTTCAAGGATTTTCCCCCCTCATGATGAGGGTGTTCGATCAACCAAAAGATAGCTTTTTCATGCAGTTCTAGGTTAAAGATACACTCACATCATGGAATACAACATCTACTATCCAAGGAGAATTAGTTGACTAAAACTCAAATGAAAAAAAACGGAAAGGGGAAAAAGACAAATGAAGCAACTTTACCGGGGTAGTATTTACAAAAAGTTTGGGACCCATAAGACTGAATTGTAATGAAGCAGTGCTTTGCTGTCTGCGTTGTGGAGCAAGGGGAAGATAACTAAACACAGGGGCCCACTGCCTAGGCAGCTGAAATTCCAGAAATTGGTGAAGTTCTTCAATTGGTGGCTTGTCTGAAGCAATAATATCAACATGAAAAATGTCAGACTTATTAACTGCCACACCCACACAAACATGAGTTGCAAGAATATGATTATATCAATGGGGCAGTTTTAAAACATTCACGGTTCAGAAATGCTGCCCTTTCCTCCTTTTTACAAATCACCAACCCAAGGAACTATTGGTAAATTATAAATCATCTGAGAAAAGAAGAATGTAACATGACAGTATTGAACATGACAAACATATAAAGCAGACGGTTCACTCACATCGCAGGTATAGATTAATGGCATGGCTCAGATATCCACTACCGGAAACACCATTTAATAGGGAGGTTATTGGGAGGAAGGACATTGAGATAACATCAGGCTCCAACTGCACAGTTTGTAGCCACTCTTTATGGGTCAAATTTCTGTTATCACTTCCTCCCCTCCTTTTGAAGATGTTAATGATGTCCTGTAACGCAACTCACCAATTAAGTAAATAATAACAGATTTATACTCCCGCTGATATTGATGGAGACTGCAATATGAGAGACAAAAGGTGTACATCTTTATGAGAATAAGAACTTGATGTGCCAGTGTCCGCAAACCTGAGCCGTGCCTCCTTAATGTCGAGCTGAAGCATGACAAAATAAATAAGGTAGAGAGTAATAAATTCAGTTTATGCTCTGATGGTAAAGGCAGTCAAATAGTATCAATTTTGGAAACCAACAAGGCATAGTGGTCAAAGACGAGAGCCTCTCGCCGCCACCAGGCGTGAACGTTGCGCCAGTGGCCGTCCCAGGCGCAATGATTCACTAGGGCAAGCCCAGGCGCGCGCATGGGATCGCCTTGGAAGGGCACTTGGGTGCGGCTTAGGCTAGTAATTTTAAAGACAAAAGGCCCAACCCCAATCCCAAACCGTAACAGCCCAAGTCCACAACCTAAAAAACAGAACGAAGCGGCAGGAGCAGTAGTGCAGAAGAGAAAGCACATCATGCAGAACGAATAGATACTCTTGAGTCatgatatattaattataattcTTATAATGAACAATTCACGAAGAattaatgtattttaaaattttcgcaGCTTCATTCGAAGAGAAGAAATAGGTTGGCTCAAAAGCGTTTGGATGATCTACTCTTCATTAAATATAACAGAGCAATGACACGTCGATATGATTTGTGTGACaaaattgattttatttcattggATGATATCGATGAATGGTTGATGAAAAGATTGGACAATGAAGAAAATAATCTAGTCTTTGGGGATGATGATTTGACATGGGGTGATGTAGGTCGTGCGTCTAGGGTTGGTGAACCGATTTATGGTTTTGGATCTCGTGCTTCATCTTCTTCGAACGAGGTAAGGGCGTCAACATCCAAAACAACCAGAAAAATGCTGATTTCACATCTTTTAGatgaagaggaagaagaaattgatgttGATCAAGAAAGTGATGAATACCAAGAAGAATACAAGTCGGAAAGTTCTAGGGACTCTGATGATTCGATGTAAGAAGATGAACTTGATTTGGATGATTGGAGAATTTTACTCATATTACTTATTACTATAAACTTATTAATTATGTTTTGTTTTGTGTGACACTGTGacttaattatttcatattttaatatatttattctaagataaatatattttttaaaattaaaaaacttaaaaatgtgTGCCTTGCTTCGTAAGGCGCGCGGTTCAGGCTCCAGCGCCCTTGTGCGTCTTGGTGCGCCTTGCGCCCTTGACAACTATGCAACTAGGGCAATACAAGACAATAGCAAACACAATTAACACGTGTTAATGCAACATAATGACAGGAGTAAATAATAAGCCATCTATGTTCCATGCTAATCGGACAATATCTGGCCTGTGATCAGATAATAGAGTCAAAAAGCAACGGGAGTCAGCAGGGAGGGTGTTATATTAACCATGTTCCGCCATGGATGGATAGTAACACCGAATATTTCACAAAAGAATACTGGCAGAGGTTTATCCAAAGTACGCCTCATTATCAGCTCAATAAATAGTAAACTACTTAtaccaattaaaaataataataaactatTTAGAAGAAACCATCAACACCTTTCCATACAAATAGATCATTGTCACTATCAAAAGTTTGCAGACTATAACAGCACAAATGAAAAATGTGTAAGCCATTTCAGAGAgagaataataattaatttgtaATTGTATGGTGATGAATAGATTAATCAATCCAAGAACATCAACTCGAGGGGGAGAGAGAGAAGATAAAAGGGGGAAAAGATGAAATTTCAAGGTACCATGCAGCAGCATGGAGGCGGCAAATCACAGAGTTGACCTAAATATGCAATTGCCCAACAgacaacaaaataaaaattgatagCTGCTTTAGTAAAAGCAAAACGCAGTGTTCTAAAACTCGGGCTAGGTGGCCACCTAGGCGCCGCTCGACAGCACCGAGAAGGTGCTAAGCGGCCAGCCTAGGCGGCAAGGGCGCCTAGACATTAAGAGTTTTTTGGAAAGTTTTTTTTGGGCTTTAAACATGACATAAGAAATAATTATATGTTCCAGCTTTTAATTTTTTGGGATTGAAAGTCCAACTAAAACTACTATTTATTGGCTCGCGCTTACCCTAACACACCGCTCTCGTATTCTTTGTCTGCTTACTTCTGCACACATAAGAAAAACGAACCAGACACtaaagtatatatattttttaattttgatttcTCTTGCATTGCCTGTTATCATGGCCCGCGTTAAGCAGAAGAAGCAGGAGGAATGAATAAGATGTCAATTGGATTTTAACAAATATTGGGCTGAAATTTATTCTAAGAACCATTAAACGTCTCTTAATACCGTGAAATCCGCCTAGGGGTGCCTAGTTCCCGCCTAGGCGGTTTAGGATCTAGACACTGGTTTTGCGTCCGACTAACGCCTAACGAAGTTCAGAACCTTGGCAAAACGTAAATATAGGCCTATGAAACCCCTCATCCAAAAAAAGGTTAATTATtacatgaaaaagtatcaaTTTCCGTATCTTCCGTTTCAGACAGAGTATTCTAGAAACCAATGTGATTAAATGGAGAAAAGTTTATCCCTGACCAGGCTGAAACAATTGAAGCATGAAACATGGAAAAAATCAATCACATAAATGTAAGTTGATAGCAAAGTAGCCATTCCTATGTCCCGTTTGGGGCACAAATTCTTCCTAGCAACATAATTAAATGTAAATATTCAGACTAGGCAGGTTCACTTGAAGTATGAAATAGAGCGAGAACCATGGCTAATagcttgtattttttttagtcTCCTACTTGCATTGAacgaaataacaaaaaaaattcaaaccttGTTACCCCGGTACATTTGCTCCGAATCTAGTTTATTTTGCTCATCTGCATCCAAAAACCTTTTATCTGCCATCATCTTTAATCTTTTCTGGACGTCAGCTGGTTGAACATTTGAAGAGTGTTGTTGTTTCATGTAAATTACGTCCTTCCCACCCATCTTTACACCAACAATGACATGAGTGCCAAACTTACTAATAAACCTGAAGAAGGGGTAACCATCAGCGCCACTAATAAGACCTACTCTCATCATCATTCATGTTAAATTGAATACAAAATAACATTCCTGTTGCCCCCGACATATTTATTGCACAATATTTAACATGTGCTAGAAGGTTTAATAATTCATACGGACACCATGCACATAGTAACCGTAAAGATGCAAATAAGTAATTTACTAAATGTACATCCTCGCAATCTTCAAATTCAAGGTTTTTCCTCTCGAAAGAAACAAGCTAGCCATGacaatcagtcaatgactagtgATAAGGAATGaggataaaaaaaattcttgatCAGGAAGAAATTTTTCTAACACATGCATGTCCATGTGCAAGCtctttatatattaaatttatatgaATGGGAATTTGCTGCttttctaaattcatttattttcaagtaagTAAATATAACAAATCCGACACTAATCAGTCACAAGTTTTCTGGGATCAATTTGGTAACCTTTAGGATTTGTTCTGTTTCTAGTATCTTGTTATGTTGTCAGGCAGCTTTGTTTGACAAACTAGATAAAAACTaccataaatatttttattaatataagaAACAATAGTGTTTTTCCTCCTATTGTTTttaatggtatcagagcctaagGCTTAGATCCAACTGCTGTTCCCAAGAACAGTGAATTTCGGTTTTGGTCCCAACTCCCAAAACCTGAATCGGAACCATGGGCTAAAGGTTTCTGGCTCCTACGAAAAAGGAACTAGAACCATATGGAACTAAAACTAAAACCGTGAGAAACTGAAATCATATatctatattaaattttaaaattttgtagtATACCTCGACACTTTAAATTATGTAATTACACTATTTGTAAATTAAATATCacccttttatttttatttatttttcaataaatactaaatattaataatattttacggtaTAGTTGTTGAACTAGTTTAACTAACTCAAACGtatcattattaatttttttgcttTGAATTTTAAACAACATATTTTTGTACAAATTgattcaaaaactgttataaaCCGAAAATTGAGCCCAAGCGGCCCGGTTCCGGTCCACTGCCTTTGAGGGATTGTGACGATGAAAACAGTCATTGCCAGAATTACAGCTCTTTTGTCAAATAATCTTTCTTCTGCTATCAATGATGAGTTTGTATCTTGTTTTCTATGTTTCCGCTAATTAATCATGATTGTGTGCTGATTAAATGTTAATTAGAACTCGGAACCCACAAAAACCATTCAACCTTATCAGTTCTTTCATGCTTTACTGTAAACTTGATGTGGTACACGTAGCAGGAGAAAATTGGCTTCCATCAAAAGTTCACTCTAGGTTAAAATGCTTTTCATTGGCTTTCTTAGAAATAAATCAACAGTAAAGTCTATGATACAAACTTCTAGAAAAGACAGCCAAAGTCAAACCTTGCCAATGCCACAGGATCCCAAAATGATGGAACTTCTCCCTTCACACGGTCCTGGAGAACCATCTGAGACTTTTCTAGTGCAACCGTATACAATGTTACAAACATTCCATCAAAAGCAAGGGTTTTGGTGAATGCTGCGTCCTTCTGCCAACAACCAGAAAACTCAAACATCGTATTGAAGAGACCAGAAGGTATTTTTCCAGTCAATGACAGCTCctgattcaactgctctgacaTCTGCGGATTatataaatcaattatttaGTTAACTGCAGAAACCGTGTAAAATTATGAGCAAAGAGAACTCATGAAAGTAGgaataaaaaaacaaacaaagagAGAAGGAAAACTACATATTTCAAATCTACAATCCATCTACCAAATTAGCTTAACATCACAGCACCAAATAAATGTCAGAGCCAAGCAAAGAAATTAAACCTGTTGGAATGTCAGAACATCACTTCGAAACCTCGTCCGCTCTCCTTTATCACATTTGATCAATCTTGACACATTAAGCAACGAGATTCCACCAGGAAGAACAAtctctcgaccctgatcctcaTCAATCTCAAGTAAACGTGAATCACCCTTACAATACTTAAGTCTAAGGTCTAAAGAAATATCGTATCCCCGACCAATCGACTGAATGGCAACTTTAGCCGCATCTCCTGCAGAAAGCTTAAGCGCCATCTTTTAGACTCTCACTCCTGCATCTCTCGAAaaaatccttttttttttctaccTGATTCGCAACCCAATCATCAGTACATCACCTACCTGAAATGCTACTTTCGACACTCTACGCGAACTTAAAGACTTAAATCATGAAACGCATGGACCAACTAAAAGGAACTCGCAACCTCCTGCCCACAAAAAAAAACTACgcaaacattcaaatattcaagcTCCGAATGCAAACAAGCCATCAAGAACTACGACGATATCCAAGGCAGAATCAAAACTGGTAGTTCAACCACGAACACCTAGAAACAGAAAATCCATAACAAAATCCTACATATGGGACCTACAAAATTCCAGTAACATGAAAATCGAATCCCAGAGTAACAGCAACCACACCAAACGTAATCCGCCGAGGATTGGAGTCGGAAACCCTAGACGTCGCAGTAAAATTGGGGTGCAAGCTCGGATCTAGAGGAGAGTAGAACTTCAGCAACAGAGAACACAATAAATGAGGCGCTAATCAAAGATATGCTAATATATTATTCCAATCATGTGGATATTTTTcctcaaattaaatatatcaCAATTTATAATTCTGATTTTTATATCCACGAATTAAATATATTACAATTtataattctgattatatatatatacatttttgatatcctgcacatTTATCGTGCACATCTTTGTGAGTATCATGTGGTGTAACTCATCTAttagatgtgatgaaatatagaaaaattgtatattcaatgggtgagtgacacctcatcggtgctcacaaaagtgtgcacggtaggtgtgcaggatattaaaactgatatatatatatatatatatatatatatatatatatatatatatatatatatataaatacttatttatatatatatacacacacattcgATTGTTACGAGGAAAAAGCACACATAATAAAAATTTGACAAAACAAAGTTAtatcaattttaaaaataaataagtaTATTAATATa includes:
- the LOC140810234 gene encoding uncharacterized protein, which encodes MSEFGNGRSKPWNIYSRPSPSPSQTDANREGLQKNFGTSMNAISFGFVATAILVSMFLIMAIFEHLFKPNATHSESRGNESREMQKLGRSEIVSLSIRTISFLTYSGLIRYILCKIYCCIKRLQNILLHQAKDVHTQTSYALDFSVLMPGQQYPTYIAQAAPLPSRREGVHWPSHEHGFA
- the LOC140809376 gene encoding MACPF domain-containing protein At4g24290-like, whose amino-acid sequence is MALKLSAGDAAKVAIQSIGRGYDISLDLRLKYCKGDSRLLEIDEDQGREIVLPGGISLLNVSRLIKCDKGERTRFRSDVLTFQQMSEQLNQELSLTGKIPSGLFNTMFEFSGCWQKDAAFTKTLAFDGMFVTLYTVALEKSQMVLQDRVKGEVPSFWDPVALARFISKFGTHVIVGVKMGGKDVIYMKQQHSSNVQPADVQKRLKMMADKRFLDADEQNKLDSEQMYRGNKLDIKEARLRFADTGTSSSYSHKDDIINIFKRRGGSDNRNLTHKEWLQTVQLEPDVISMSFLPITSLLNGVSGSGYLSHAINLYLRYKPPIEELHQFLEFQLPRQWAPVFSYLPLAPQRRQQSTASLQFSLMGPKLFVNTTPVDVGKRPVTGLRLYLEGKRSNRLAVHLQHLSSLPNVFHLEDDLNGNFPDESYDRRYYEKVQWKNFSHVCTAPVESDDCSIVTGAQLHVGDYGFRNVLFLRLRFSTVSGVVSAKHPEWDGSPVLARKSGLISTLISNHFTAVQKPPPQPADVNINSAVYPGGPPTPVQAPKLMKFVDTTEMMRGPQEPPGYWVVSGARLMVEKGRISLRVKYSLLTVIQSDDDVPE